In one Nocardioides luteus genomic region, the following are encoded:
- the bioB gene encoding biotin synthase BioB translates to MTTAFDQLADRILSGGAATADDALAVLRTSDTELMGVVAAAGRLRRAHFGNTVKVNYLVNLKSGLCPENCNYCSQALGSQAPVLKYSWLSKDETLEQAGAGLRGGATRVCMVSSGRGPSDRDIDKVVEMTSALKDAHEGVEVCACLGLLKGGQAERLKAAGVDAYNHNINTAESNHDNIVQTHTYEDRVDTIGKAKDAGLSPCSGLIAGLGETDEQLVEALFALKELDADSIPVNFLMPFDGTPYENTWELSPTRCVKILAMARFVCPDKEIRIAGGREMHLRSLQATALHVANSIFLGDYLTSEGQDALADLEMLRDNGFIILGMDESGFAELIEEHRAKAPARVTGGCGSSCGDGCGTACGGHDEQERPVIRRRGAGTDVAANA, encoded by the coding sequence ATGACGACAGCCTTCGACCAGCTAGCCGACCGGATCCTGTCCGGCGGGGCCGCGACCGCCGACGACGCGCTGGCGGTGCTGCGTACCTCCGACACGGAGCTGATGGGCGTCGTCGCCGCGGCGGGGCGGCTGCGCCGCGCGCACTTCGGCAACACCGTGAAGGTGAACTACCTGGTCAACCTCAAGTCGGGACTGTGCCCGGAGAACTGCAACTACTGCAGCCAGGCGCTCGGGTCGCAGGCGCCGGTGCTCAAGTACTCCTGGCTGTCGAAGGACGAGACCCTCGAGCAGGCCGGCGCCGGGCTGCGCGGCGGCGCGACCAGGGTCTGCATGGTCTCCTCGGGCCGCGGGCCCTCGGACCGCGACATCGACAAGGTCGTGGAGATGACCTCGGCGCTGAAGGACGCTCACGAGGGCGTCGAGGTGTGCGCCTGCCTCGGGCTGCTCAAGGGCGGCCAGGCAGAGCGGCTCAAGGCGGCGGGGGTGGATGCGTACAACCACAACATCAACACCGCCGAGTCCAACCACGACAACATCGTCCAGACCCACACCTACGAGGACCGCGTCGACACCATCGGCAAGGCCAAGGACGCCGGCCTCTCGCCGTGCTCCGGCCTGATCGCGGGCCTGGGCGAGACCGACGAGCAGCTCGTCGAGGCGCTCTTCGCGCTCAAGGAGCTCGACGCCGACTCGATCCCGGTGAACTTCCTGATGCCCTTCGACGGGACGCCGTACGAGAACACCTGGGAGCTCTCCCCCACGCGCTGCGTGAAGATCCTGGCGATGGCGCGGTTCGTCTGCCCGGACAAGGAGATCCGGATCGCGGGCGGGCGCGAGATGCACCTGCGCTCGCTGCAGGCCACCGCGCTGCACGTCGCCAACTCGATCTTCCTCGGCGACTACCTGACCTCCGAGGGGCAGGACGCGCTGGCCGACCTGGAGATGCTGCGCGACAACGGCTTCATCATCCTCGGCATGGACGAGAGCGGGTTCGCCGAGCTGATCGAGGAGCACCGCGCCAAGGCCCCCGCCCGGGTCACCGGTGGTTGCGGCAGCAGCTGCGGCGACGGCTGCGGCACCGCCTGCGGTGGTCACGACGAGCAGGAGCGCCCGGTGATCCGGCGTCGTGGAGCGGGGACCGATGTCGCTGCCAACGCTTGA